The Mastomys coucha isolate ucsf_1 unplaced genomic scaffold, UCSF_Mcou_1 pScaffold20, whole genome shotgun sequence nucleotide sequence AAACTCCCTCACCACCCAGCAAAAGAGCAGAGCCTTGAGAGAGGCCAGGGCTGCCTTCCTGACTGGCCCTGGAGACATTATAACCCCACAGGATCTTCTCATGGAACCACAGGTGCCAGATGGCTCTGGAAACCATGTGCAGTGCAAGGGGCACTCTCAGTGTTGGGTACTATCCACCCATGGGTGGGGTCAGGCTCTGCAGGGAAGGGGTCAGGGAAGGAACCAGCTCTCCCCGAAAGGAGTTTGAGCCAACTGAAACCAGCAAGCAGAACCCTCTCAACTGCATCAGGCCCAGGAAAGGAAGGCAGtcagctgttttctgagaggtgacccctgtgaaaaggtcattgcCACCCCCCAAAAGGATCATGTCTTACGGGTTAAGAAAGACTTATAGGCTTCATGGTGTCCAGCCTTTGGGACCATGCAGTTCCAACCCTGTACAGCCACAATGGTCCCCACCTGAGAAGCACTCAGGCCACCTTCCATCCCATCAGAGCCAGGCTCAGCTAATGCACAGGCTGCCTCCTACCTGAAGAGGCCCAGTGAGTGGAGCCCCGTTTATCTAGTTCACCACAGTTCTGTCTCCATGGGCTGCTGCGTAGTTGTTGCAAAGTGCTGCTTCCCGCCCTGTGGCCAGATCTCCCTAGGAAAGGTGCTGACAGACCAGAATGCTTGAGATGGGAGGCAAGGGTAGGATGCCAgcgggagggcagaggcagggcacaACTCCTTCTGACCCCAGCAGGAAGCACCCAttaaggcaggcagatctcgggGCAGTGGGCGCTCATCCTTTTTGCTTTGAAAGTGTAAACCAGACCAGGACCACAAGGAACTAGAAGCTCTGGACAGTGGCAGGGAAAGCTTCTCTATATGTGGATGTCAAGGCTGTTGTCCACAGGGCCCTCAACCTCAGGGACAcaccagaaactgcagtttcgtTGTTTTCATGGCTGAGGACTGAACTCGGGGCCTGGTGTGTGCTAAGCATGTGCTCTACCTACCCGCGAGCTGCCTCTTACAAGCTGCTCCTTTTTCCTTAAACCTTCACTTTCCTATCTCACCCCTCAACCACACTGCAAGATTAGCTGCTTTTGCGACCTGACTGGCAACATTTTGGGCCTTAAGCCCAGAGACAGTTCCCAGTTGGCCCCTGGCCATGACCCTACAATTGGGTCAGTGAAAATGAGATGATACATGGAAAAGCAGAAACATCTGAGAGGTCTTGGTATGGCAACAAGCCAGGCCCAGGGAGCTTAGAGCTCCAAGCTGGCAGTGAAGACAGAGAAGCTGATTCCACCTGGTGAGCTCAGGCTTCCCTGGAACAAGGCTCGGCACCAGTCTGTTGGTCTAATTGATGTGCTTTTTACACTTTGgtaagaggcaggagaatgaccTGGAAGAACCTGGGGTACCAGCCACATCCCTGGAGAGCAGCAACTCGCTGCACGTCTGCAGCAGTCAAGGCAGGAGAAGTCAAAACCAGCACAAGGAGGCTGGGCAGCACAGCCAGCCCATTTCCCACCACAGTCTATGCTGGAAGGCTCAGGCTAGTCCTGGAATGTGAAGAACATGGAGGGAGCAGATGCTGGCTGGTGGGATGGTCCACATTCTGCCCTGGGCCAATAGCCCTCTACACAGGATACCCTGCATCACATCTCCCTTCCTACCTAGCATCCAGGCCAGGGGTGCAGAATCCATCTAGAGAAGCCAGTGCCCTGGAGGGCTGACTCTGAAGGGTAGGGCTTGACAGGCTGGAgacaaaggaggaggggaggtcTTCGCCTGCCTGCCCTGCCCCCCCAGTCAGCACCCACAGCCCCAGCTCTCCACAATGTCCTTGCTGTCCAGCTGGATGTGGTCAGTGCTCTTCTCACTGAACATGGGGCCTCCGTGCCTCATGATGAGTTCCGTGGCTACTCTGGTGAAGGCCTCCTCCACGTTGCTGGAGTCCTTGGCAGAGGTCTCGATGGCACAGAGGATGTCATAGTGTTCTGCCAGGCTCTGTGCCTCCGCCAGCGGGACCTCCCGGAAATCAGCAAGGTCTGACTTGTTCCCTGTGGAGAAAGGCCAAGTAGAGCATGGTAGGAACCCACAGGTGCCAGGCCTGCACACTCCTACCCAGCAAAGCTACATTAAAATCCCCAGGCATGCACGCCCCCTTCCCCAGCTCCAGGGTAACACTGCTAGGTGTTAAAATAGTCCCTTTTAGTTCAACCTTTTGAAAAATGttatgtacatgggtgtttttCCCTGAGTGTATATCTTTGAACCACATGGATGCCTGGCAGTCACAAAGACCAGAAGATATTATAACCCCTGaaagtggagttatagatgatttgAGCCAAAATGTATGTGATACTAGGGAAACTCAGGACGTGAGGGAGTGCtcaaaaccactgagccatctcaccagccactattttaatcttttttaaatttattttttggagacagataGAGCTGTGGATGACTAGAACACCCTCTGTAGACcatgtctggccttgaactcagagagaccagcttacttctgcctcctgaatgctaggattaaaggcgagcaccagcACACCCAGCACATTTTAGCCATTTGTAACAAGAGTTTGCAGCCAGGCCATGgaggcatgcacctttaatcccagcactcaaagatgactgaagaggcaggtggatctctgagtttgaggccaacctggtcaactgagcaacttccaggacatccaaggtaacacagagaaaccttgtcttgaaaaaaacctaaaataaataaatagattaagaGTTCTCACTATGTTACCTAGGCTAGACTTGAAATTGTTGActatagcaatcctcctgcctctcagcctctTGAGAGCTAAGACAAGTGTAACCACCAAGTCAGGCTGCCTTTATTTTAAAGCTCTTATTTTccgctggcaggatggctcagtggccagTGCTTGCTGTTAAGCTAAGTAACCCGATTCAATCCCCAGTGCCTACATGCTGGGAAACGggctgcaagttgtcctttggcctccctGCATGTGCTCTGGCATACGTATGTGTGCCCACATATGTATATACCAGATAGATgactgatagacagacagacagatgtaggaaggtaggtagataagtaggcaggcaggcaggcagatagactgaccgatctttttttttaatgattaaaacTCTTATTCtaggccagcaaaatggctcagcaggtaaagtcacCATTGCCAAGtcagttcccaggatccacttggtaaaaGAGGAGAACTGACTCtagcaagttatcctctgatttcTACACATGCACTGCAGCACATCCCTGCGCACTCAGACTACACACGAAATGGaactttaaaatgcaaataaatacataaatagtcTTACTCTATGGTGTCTcgtcttgctttctttttattgctttttttcccctctgcagtgctggggataaaaCCTATAGCCTCCTGCATACCAGCGAAGTGCTCCACTTCTGAGCACCAAACCAGCCACATTGCCTCCTCTGAGCATGAGAAGCTGTGCTGTCTGCAGAAACACCACGCCTTACAGCCAGATGATCTGGCTCACAGAGGCTGCAGAGCCAACCCTAGCACCTTTCATGCCTTCCAATCTCAACCTGAGTCTAACTTTGAAACTGACGAAGGGAATGAGGATCTACAAGCTCCTAGTTCAACTTCCAGCTCTTTTCTTGTTGGAACTCAGCCAGTCTCTAGGCAGGCTTACCCtgtactggaaaagaaaaaagggcaaAGCAGAGATGAGGCTTGCTCCAGACCCCACCAGCCACTATCCCTAGCTCACCAATCAGCAACTGCACGATGTTGGAGCCCGCATACTTCCTCACATCCTCAATCCAGTGAGGCACTGACAAGAAGGTGCTCCTCTTGCTGATGTCGTATGCAAGGATGGCTCCATTGGCACTTCGGTAGTAGCTCTGAGTGATGGTCCGGAACCGCTCCTGGCCAGCTGTGTCCCAAATCTGCAGCTGAAGGGATTGACCCAACAACACGTGTCAAAGGAACAGGAAGGGCAGCCCCACAGACCCATGCCCAGAACAGTGTGTTCACTAGCCTAAAGGTAGATCAAAGCAACAGTCCTCTGTCAGCCTTAGAAAGACTGGACTTAAAAAGAcccagcctggagagatggctaggagGTTCAGAGTGGTTGCTGTGCAATTCCCAAGGACCAGAGCTTAGGTCCAAGCTCTCACCTACAAACCAGGCCTCCCACACACAGCTGGAACCTCAGCTCTAATGGGGCAAACAGGATCACTGAAGCTTGCTGGCTTCTAGCCTACTCAAGAAAACTTaagttccaggttcagggagagaccctgccacaAAGGAAATAGATGGGAAGCAAAAGGAGGTTACccaacttctttctcttctggcttctggatgggggggggagagagacagagagagagagagagagagagagagagagagagagagagagagagagagagagagagagagagagagagaaagaaacaactcaagagatccagtatgaagaagaaaagagaatgggaTGGGGGATACGGGGCAGGTAGGAAGCTGCCTGCCTCACAACTCTAGGATCCCTCAGGACAAGAGGCAATTCTGAACTGCATCCTCCATGGACTGGCTCTCCCCTTTAACCCTAATTACAGCTGCAGATGCTGACCACCCGGGGTCTAGAGGTGAGGAATTGGCTCCAAGGCTGCACGGAGGCTATGCATTTGGGTCTTTTCTCCTGCAAGCTCACTGGGTCCTGGTCGTTTATCATTGGACCTTATGATTCCACAGCTGGTGATGAGGAAGCTGGACTGGGCAGTGTGCCTGCTGATCCACCTTGGCCAAAGCACCAGGGTGAAGGGCCTTTCTCCACCATTTACTTGTTCATTTAACAAATGTTAATGCCTATGGCAGGCACCCTGCTGGACTGGGCAATGGAGaggtagtgtgtgcatgtgatgatCCCTGCCAGGGATAGCTAAAGAACAAATGACCAAGAAATCTCTATAGTTGATAAGATAgtcattatttaaaaatccaaGGAGACTGACAAATCCCAAGCAGAAGAAACACAATAAATGGTAGTGGCTCATAGCCAAAGTGATGGCGGGGAGGGGTGGTGggggacagaaaacaaaaacaaaatacttaaacCTATGCTTCTTCCTGGGTCACGCAGCAAGGCTTCACTTCCCTTTTCATTCTAATGAACTCTCAGTCAACGCCTCCACAGAGCAGCCCCAGCTACTCCCTTACCCCAATTTCTTTTTCCGTTCTTTTTGGACAGTGTTGGGAACTCAGggtcatgcacacacaggcaagtattctaccactgagctacagttcCAACTCAGACCCCAAGTAAACACCCTTTGCTATACTTTACAATCTGACataacagacacacagatacagagacaaacacacacagatacacacagacactcagactcacagatacatagacacatacacacagactcacagacacaaagatacatagacacaaatacacacaaacagatacagacactcagactcacagatacatagacatatacacacagactcagatacacagacacatacacactgccaCTGCCCCACCCTTCATGTGAGTCCCATTAGGACAGGCCTATGTCTATCTGGTTTTCTATTCTCAGGTCCTAGCATGTGCCTAGCATTAGAAGGTATCCAATACTAACAAAAATCGGAGGAACAGGTGCCGTATCTGTCCCAGGAGCCTGGCCTGTGATCAGACTCTAAGCCCCAGTTTCTGACAGCTAACTGCGGATCAATTTGAGTGTTATGAAAGCTGAGAGGCTTTTTCACTGCCAAGATCAGCCTCAAACTGCCAAAAATACCTACCAAACTGACGTGGAGGCCCTGCAGGGCTTGGTGCTGCACTCTCTCACCTGCCACACCCTGCCACACTCAGCCTTTCCCAGCCGAGCCTTCTTAGACAGTACCTGACCATTAGGAGAAATCCTCCAGGCTGCTGATATCTAGAGTTATGTCCATTAGCAACTGTGGGGCCAGAGCACTTCTGAGTCCCAGTGAAGTTAACACCggattcccagaacacacatgctcatttaagaacaaaacccaaaaaacattgCCTCTCTGCTGCCACTTCTGGTCCCTTCTTTGGCTCTGTAATGGGAAGactgggaatcaccatccttggtGGGGTggggctcctgatctcttttaaGTTCCACACTTAATGACTCTCAGCCAATGCTGGCCCACAAGTCTCCATGAGCCCCTGCTGAAGCAATGTTCTCTGTACCATCTGGTCCTACCTTAGGATAAGACTCTTCTACCCATCCTTTATCACCGTGGGCCGCGCTCCCTAACACTCATGCCCCAGCCCTAAGCAGAAGTAACTCCTGTTCTTGTCTCTCTAACAACTCATGCCATAGAACAACTATCTATTTACCAATTCTCCATCAAGATGACTTTAGGAGCTAGGCAAGGAACATCAgccacagcaacacacacacacacacacacacacacacacacacacacagcaggggcTGCAAGCTGCTTTCCAGGGACTCATGGCTCACAGTCCCACTGGGTAAGTCACATGGCTGCAGTAAATCAACCCTGTTTATTAGGTTAAAAACATCGCTGGAAGTTCAGTTCCAGGACCTGTGTCCTGTCCTGTCCCTCCCAATGGAAAGGGAGCCTGTCCTGAGTAAGCAGACAGTGGAAAGTTCCAGCCTTCTTTGCCTTAGAAGAGAACCTTGGAAAAGTTAGTTCTCAGGGCAAAACTCGAGATGGTCAGGCTGACCCAAATACAAGTTCCTGAGCTATTTTTTATGATGTCTTGGGACGTGAGTCAAACCAGGTGGTAGTGTCTGAGGGCTCCTCCTCCAACCAGCCTCCTCTGCTGTGCTGTGTCCTCTAGGGAAGAGCTTAGCTGCAGGTTCTCCAATGCTGCAAAAGCCCCAGTGTGTTACACTAACCGTCAAAAGGCAAGAGTTATTCCAAGGGAAATGCAGTGGTGAGCAAGTTCAACCTGTTATCTGGCATCCTGCTTTGGAAAAGGGAGTGAGTAGGTGAAGAAAGTTCCTCTGGGGCTGGCATGACAGCCGCACAGCAAGCCAgggacctgtggctccagcttCAGTAGCCAAAGGCTTCCGTCTCCAGGTCCTGAGGCTGGAGGCTCACTGCTCTGGGTCTTAATTGGCAGCCACTGTAACCCGCGTCTCCCACAGCTTGCTTTATACTCCTTAGTGAAATTCAGtatccgagacagggtttctctatatagccctggctgtcctggaattcactctgtagaccaggctggcctcaaactcagaaatctgcctgcccctgcctcccaattgctgggattaaaggcatgcgccaccaccgcccagcttctcaGGAACTCTTTAGCCACCCTCTTACTGCTCCTGCAATCACTGCTGCCATAGCTTTGGGTTCTATCCTTGCCTCTTCATGTCACCATCACAATGATAATGGCCAAAAGAAGGTAAGAAAAGTGCCTTCAGGAGATGCCTTGCATTTGACCTAATGCTGCAACCCCAGGGTTCAGTACAAGAGAGTGTCCTGCAGCTGAGTGTAGAGTGAACTGAACTGACTTCTTATATAGCCAGAAAGGTGCTGTGCCAAGGATATCTGCACCATGATGGTGTGGTCCTTCAAACAAATCAAGGACCATGTGTGCCTCAATCACAGGTCTACTGTTGAGTCACCAGTGGAGTGTTCCCCTGTCCTGTGTGGAAATGACTGCTTGTGATGGCAAAAGTCTAGTACAAGCTTTTTGAAGCACTCAAGATGGGGGTGATGACTTAGGAGTTTGAGGTCTGCTTAGGCAGCCAGCAGCTATGGCTGCTGTATGGCTTCCTCAAGAAATCCATGAGGCCAATCAGAGCCATCGACTTGGCTGATAATCTTCTGCTCAAGGCAGACAGGGTACCAGGCAAAGTTTAATAGCTATCAAATCATGTTGGCCCCTATGGTGGTTCAAATAGGTTTGGCCTCCATactctcatgtgtttgaatgcctggcccatagggagtggcactattgtgaggtgtggccttgttagagtgggtgtggtcttgttggggggaagtatgtcactgtcaGGCTGGgatttgaggtctcctatgttcaagctacacccagtgtggaacacagtctctttctacTCCCTGTGgatcaacatgtagaactctcagctccttctccacacCATGTTGGCCTACatgctgctgccatgcttcccaccatgaccataatagactaaacctttgaaactgtaagctagccccaatgaaatgttgtcttttataagagttgttgtggttatgtctcttcacagcaacagaaccccTAAGATAGCCCCCAAATCTTAacttatttaaaggaaaaataaacattataaaagGGTGTCTATCATTATCATTGATAGTTCGTGGGCTTAACTCTAACCCAGTGCCCAGAGGCAAGTCTCAATCTGACAAAGAACaagtgaggaaaagaaaagtaagaatgcATTGGCCTGAGGACTGAGGGCTGAGGACATCGTCAAGGCAAACAAACGGGTTGAGAGGAGTCACTGTCAGAGGGTTATGGACCGCCTTTGCACTCAGAATTCCTCCCAGCCCCTCAACATGGTTTGTCAAGGCACAACATCAGGAAGTACTTTAGTCCTTGCAGTAATGTGGCTCCTACATGGGAGCTCGTGGCAATGCCAAGAAGGATGTGGCCATGTGACTCGGGGCAGCTATTCCAGCCTTCCGCAGGTTTCCTCACCACACTCTAGACGGCATCAGCCCATCTCACAGTCATGCTAAgatatccaggctggcctcaagcccTCTATGTAGCCAAaagtaaccttgaacttctgatccttctgtctccatcgTCTCTGAGTCTCAGGATTACGGGCATGTGCCATCATTCCTAGTTTGATTCAGTGCAGGGGACAGAACCATGGCTTCCTGCCTTGCAGCATGTCCAGCCACAAGATTACTCCTTCCATCTTCAGCGTCGCAGGAGAAAGGCTGTGCCAGTGGAATTCCCAGCCTGCAGCCCTAGTCCCTTACTGTGTGCAAGGCTCCTATAGTATATGGAAAGTTTTTTTGGTAAATCTCCTCAGTGAGATAACATCTCCCACAAGAATCAAACCCTTGCCTGAATGTTCATGACGTGTTTGCCTTTGGTAAACAAGGCCCTGCCTCAGTtgcccccttcttcccttcctggaAGCTCAGACCACCCACCTACTACTAGCTATAGGAACACAGCAATAAGAGCCTGGAATACAAGATCCCTCCCAGGCATCTGGCCCAGTTCAGATGGGCACCACTGGACCAGGACAACACCCACCAGACGGGGCTGTCTGTTCCTCATGTGACTGTGCCTATCAGGAGAGCCTTTTGTGACAAGGGTGGCATTCTTAAAATGGAGGCCATGAGTTCTGCCCTCACTGGCCCTCAGAGTCTCCACAGTTAAGTCTCTAAACTCACCTCTCTCTATTACCAGGCAAGGtgatttgtctgtttgtttctaaaTAGGGGATGGGGAATTAAGCTAAGACTTTGTGCATGCTTTACCCCTAAGCTGTATCCTCTATCTCCGAGCTGTATCCTCTATCTCCGAGCTGTATCCTCTATCTCCCCggcctttttatttttccagacatcCCCAGTTGAATGCAACACATCACAAGCTCAACTCTCCCTACCTCTTAGCCACCCTCCCTGTACCCTGGCACTCTGGTAATAAGACAGTGACACCAGCTTGGGATCTCAGCTCCGCCTTGGGTCCTTCTGTCCTCCCCCATATCAACCCTCAGAACGCAGTGCCAACTGTCTCCCAGGCCTCCTAGAAAACTTCCTGCTGCCCTCAGAACACAGTGGACACAATGCCAACAGGACCAAGCTGGTGTGGGAGCAGTCCATGGCCTCGTCTCTCCCCACTCTCAAGCTGTATCCACGCCTTTTAGCACACATACAGCCATGGCATCTGAAATCCCCTTTGTCCCCCCTCTTTAGGAATGAAACTCCTCCATTTTCCAATGCCTCCCTCAAACCTCCTATCTCCCAGACAAGGAGGACTGCAGGTTCCTCTGGGCTTGTCCAAGTACGTAACACATATCCCCATGAGTCTGCAGCAGCTATAGCCACCACGGGGCCCTGCACTATAGAAGCTATCTTCACTCTCAATACTCTGCCCTGCTGTGGTCCCGTTTGCACCAGGTATgtccactgcctggctcagagtcCCAGCCACCAAAGTGACAGAATTAAGTATTGGGTGCTATCTGAGATGAGGCCTGAAGAAAACAGACTGTCTCTGCTGTGCCTTTGGCAAACAAGTCCTGCCTCAGTTGCTCAAAATGGGCTGACTACTTCCATcaccccttcttcccttcctggaAACTTGGACCAACCACCTACAACCAGTCATGGGATCATGGCATGGAGGGAAGAATGTGGAGAGCAGGATCCCTCCCAGGTGCCTGGCCCAGTTCAGTTGAGCACCATGGGACCAGCACTCCCATTAGAGGTGGAGCTGCCTGCTTTGGGACTTAGACCACACTGTCTGAGAGAAGGCAGGTAGGTACTTACGGAACCATGAGCAAACCATGAGCCAGTCACAGGAGAATTACTGTCCTGATTCCGAGGCTCAAGTCTAAGCCTCTAGTCAACAAGCACAAGGAATCCACAGACCACCAGCTAGCTCCCAAGGAGCTTCCCCGTAGCTCTATGTCAACCACCTACTGCTCCATCAATAGCCTGAAACCTTGGAAAGATTTCTTTCCCTTCAGAGCTTGGAATGAAACCTTGGGCCTTGAACAGGCCAAGCACAGACTCTAACAAGTAAACTACCCCGAAGGCCATGGGCCTCAGCATGCCAAGAAACAGTCAGAACTATAGAGTTAGGAGTTTACCCTGGTACTTcagtaagaaaattattttttctgtgtaATTTCTTCTATGTATCTCACAGAAACTTTCAGGTACTTCCTACAGTTTTTTTCTACATATTTCAGCTAAATACAAATATATCAGATATTAATAAATCATAATTATCAAACTGATGTTTATTCTGacaactgtaattttttttttttttggtcatgaaATTAGTATACCTAAGTGAGGAGGGAATcagtttctcattcaaactatacaaagagtatttctaactttaaaaaaatattgtgttgGAAAATTTAGGtcagtggtagactgcttgctttctgtagcatgcacaaggccccacactcaattcctagcactacaaagttaaatttttaaaaagtaatttggaAGCTGGCAGAAGAGCTTAGTTAGGCCTTgtatttgatccccagcaccaaaagcTCACCCAGCCAGTTTCTACACTCCTCGGCCATGACAATGGCAATGGAGCAGTTATCTGGTGTGCAATGACAAGAATTCTTTCAGGGGTTGGCTCAGCACTCTCCTAGATGGCAAACTGCTCCCAGGGACTGACACCCGTGCTGTTACAGTTGGACTATTAGGTGCCCCCAAGGCCCACGTGTTAATTGGATGGTGACCAACCTATGGCACTAACGGTAGGTGGAAGAATTTTAGAAAGTGGAACTTGGTAGAAGGAAGTTGGATCACTGGGAACAtggtacacgtacacacacacacacacacacacacacacacacacacacacgcacacactggtgttttgcctgcatgtctatatgaggatatcagatcccatggaaGAGGCAGAAGTAAGCtgccatgtcgttgctgggaattgaacccaagtcctctggaagagcagccagtgctcttaagggttgagccatctctccatccctgaggACATGAACTtgagatctctctctttctcaagtcTTCTTTAGTTCCATGCTCTCATGATGCATATGGGTTACCAGCCCAAAGCAGCCATAGAAGAGAAACCACAGAAGAGCCTCTGAAAGTGTCACCTAAAGTAAGCCATTCTTCCTCTGattatttgattgattgatttttaggTATTCTGCTACAGTGATAAAAAGCTACCCCAAGCCTGTGGGCTGGAGGTCAAACTGGTAGGTCTCACAAGTCAAGATTTATTTAGTTCCCTTAAAAAGCTGCCACTTCAAAAATCAAAAGGGCCAGAGTGGCctagtgttaagagcactggctgctctttcatagaaccaggttcaattctcaacaaccacaagCTGCTcctaactgtctgtaactccagttccaggaatatcacacctgcttctggcttctgcagacaccaaacatgcacatcataaacatacatgcaggtcaacatttacacataaaacaagatatttttttttaatgtaaaaagagCCAAGTACAGTGGAGCATGCCTTTCATCCTAgaacccaagaggcagaggcaggtgggtctctgtgaattcaagaccagcctggtctatacagcaaattccaagacagccatagTTACAtaaaagagaaaccctatctcaaaaaataaatagataaaaataaagaagaaaggaaaaagatgagACACATTTAGCAAACACCTATCACAGCCTACCACGTGTCAGAACCGTCTTCAGGACCCGGGTGCACCCTCTAACATAAAGTGAACCACCTGGCAATTCTTACTTTTTatagtgctgggaatggaacacaGGGCAGGCATACCAGGCAAGTAAAcactctaccaatgagctataACTCCTAGCACTGGTTCTATTTGTTTGGTGGGttgtttagtgttttgtttgtgcAGGAAAGGTCAGTGGAGAACTTTTGGGAGTGAGTTCTTTGTTCCCATCATGtgggtcaaactcaggttattaGATATGGTGGCATGTacctctaaccactgagccatctcatagccTCCCATCGGctgctttctgagacaggttttgaACTTACAACCCTCTTGCCTGAGGCTTATGGGTAGCTGAGATCACGGGCTTGTGCAATCAGACTTGATAAGCATCCGTTTTTAGGTTGTTACTTGTGTTCATGATCAAGGATGCCATCCCAAATACAGAACGTTCAACCGGCTACagtgacccatgcctttaatcctagctacCTAGGGGCTGAAGCAGGACAATCCCTTGAGCCAGAGAGTACCAGGCCAAGCTAGTAACataaatcttgtctcaaaataaagctgggtgtggtggtacaagcctttaatcctagcattctttAGGCAGAAGTAGGCTGATCTCTTATACTGccagtgccaggccagccagggc carries:
- the Rab43 gene encoding ras-related protein Rab-43 isoform X1, whose translation is MAGPGPGDQDEHYDFLFKLVLVGDASVGKTCVVQRFKTGAFSARQGSTIGVDFTMKTLEIQGKRVKLQIWDTAGQERFRTITQSYYRSANGAILAYDISKRSTFLSVPHWIEDVRKYAGSNIVQLLIGNKSDLADFREVPLAEAQSLAEHYDILCAIETSAKDSSNVEEAFTRVATELIMRHGGPMFSEKSTDHIQLDSKDIVESWGCGC